CGAAAGTCTGAATGTCACGCTTGTTTGCCAGGGATGTTGTCACTTAAAGAAGAGGCCCAGCCAGGAGGACCCCCTCCATGCGCTGCACTACGGTACTGAGCCCGAACCTGCGATAATGGATAATGGTGGGGCGCTGTTTGGATCCAGTCAAGGTGGGGTACATGCCGCAAGGCAGAGCGGGTCGCTTGCAAGAGGCTCTGATTGGCTCGTTAGGCAGTGCCCAATCGCCCACCGGCACAGAAGGGACAGGCAGGCACGGAGCTCGGATAATCTATTGAGCCCTCCACTTTAGGTCTTGAAGCCCTCCAACCCGAGAATTTCGACCAGGGTAATTTTCTGTGGTAAGCACTCCGGTTAGTGATATTCGACCTCAAACCACAATCGAACTCGACTTCGTGCAGACTCACCAATCTCCCACCTGCATCGACAGAACTCATTCACAATGTCTCACGCCGAGCTCGCTTCGTCCTACGCGGCCCTGATCCTCGCCGACGACGGCGTTGAGATCACCGTACGTTTCCCTCTCGCCGTCAAAAATCAATATGCCCCGCGGCCTCGAAATTGTGTGTGCGGGTGAAGGCTAACTCGTCATCGCGACACCACAGGCCGACAAGCTCCAGACCCTCatcaaggccgccaaggtcgaggacgTCGAGCCCATCTGGACCTCCATCTTCGCCAAGGTACGACCCGATCGCGACTGCGCCGTCATCGAGAATTGGATTTTCTAACCAATGAATTTTGTGCGAATAGGCTCTTGAGGGCAAGGATGTCAAGGACCTCCTCGTGAACGTCGGCTCCGGTGGTggtgccgccgctgccgctggcggtgctgctgctgctggtggcGAAGCCGCCGCTGCTCccgctgaggaggagaaggaggagggtaCGTTTCAACCCCTCGAATCGTCTTTGTGCCAGATCGCGGAATGCTAACAATTACTACAGAGGCTGAGGAGTCTGACGAGGACATGGGCTTCGGTCTCTTCGACTAAAAAGTCACGCCGCTACGACTGTTTCCTTGTTTTTCGCACTTCGACTGCATGGCTTCGGGGTTTCCAATCGATCGATCATACAGGATGGAGAGAGGGCACTATATCCTGCGCCCTGGACAGAGTAGCTTCCTTCATACGAATCTATGATGAACGCGCTCAACGGAGTTTACGCGGAGGGAGAATTGGTCAATTCAACGGCTCTGAAAAAAGAAAGGTCCCGCCATGGGTGGTTTGAGTTCAACATGGGTCCCGCGAAGTGACAAGTGCTGGTGAAAGTGTGAATTGGACGGAGTCTCTGTGCTCCTCTTCTGCCCTCTACCTAACTGGCATATTTTCTGCGTAGTCTCGATCTTGCTTCCTCTCGCCCGTCATGCCCAACCAACGCCGCGCAATGCATCCTTCATTTACGCCCACATAAACTCGAATTTATTTCACAATCAACACGGAAGAGGGAACCAATCCCGCTTCCTTTAGGGTCTTGGACATGTCGACATCGCCCTGGAAGGTCTGTCTCGGGAACGTAGTCGTGAAGCTGGTGACGGCATTGCCAGTCTCGCTCTCGATCTGCTGTGCTAGCTCAAAGAGGGTTGTCTCAGCAGGGAGTGTCTTGGTGATGTTTCCCCCGCCGGTCTGCAACCGAAGACGGGCCTCGTTGTGGTTGGCCTTTGGCTTGGGCGCGGCGGCCGCAGCGGCACCGCCGGCAGGAGTGGCGACGGCCTCGGCCTGGGGAGCTCGTCCTTCGcgggcagccttggcctcctcggccttgcggCGACGTTCGGCCTTGTCGGCTTCGATCTTGGCTTTGATGCGCTTCTTTGCTTCCATGTcgtcgagcttctcctggcgcttcttctcggctTCCTTGATCTGCTGCTTGCGGgcgagctcctccttggcctcctggGTCTCCCTGGTAGACTTTTGACGGATTTTCTGGGataattagaaaatattacACTCCTAGAATGTGAACACATACCTCGTTGcgcttctgctcctccttgTCCTGCATAGCCTGagcggccttcttggcttggAGGCGCTCAcggagctcctcgagcttggccttcttctggtCCTCGGTCAAGGGGGCAATCTCCTCCGTCGACTCTGAGAAGTCAGTATGCTCACTAAAGCCGTATTAGTTGTGTGAACCTATAAAGTGAGTAAATTGTTGACATACGTCTTGGTCGCGTGATAGCTGGCCAGATCATGGCTTCTGAAGCGCTTGCCGCACTCATTGCAGACCAGagacttggccttgcccgTCTCGAGCTCTGCAATCTTGGCCTCAGTgtcatcgtcctcatcgtcctccttgtcgtcagaggcagcagccttgatctcctccagGGGCTTGTCTTGGTTGTCCTCAAGCCACTGGAGAGCTCCTTGGACTAAGATGGGGTCAGCCGGTGCGTTTACAAATGAGATGGAAACAACCTACGACCGCCGGACTTCTTAACTGCGAGCTCGGCACGCTCCTTGTCAAAGCCCATGTCGAGCAGGGTGTCGAGATCGGAAGGCATGTTGGCGGTGAGTGGTGGTGCAAGGTGTAAGTTTGTCGATGGTGGGGTTGAGCGTCTGAGGTGAGGGGCTATAATgtgagatgaggatgattgGAAGAGATCACATAAGCTAGGTAGAAGCTGCCTCTGGTGAATAAAAGGCAAGTGAATGCTCCCATATATTTACTGAGCCGAATTGAAGTGGCTGTAGGCAACCAAAAGTGAATCCGATGGTTGCGGTGGTTCTTAGTTCCAGTTTGAGCTTGGACTGGCAGCTCTCAAGAGACGTCATTCACCCGCTGCCTCAGTGACGTGCCTGTCTCCCGCCGGGTTTACTACGGCTAACGCCGGACGCTTTAAGGATGCTCCTTCGTTCGAACTCGTGATTGTTTGTTCTTGGATTCGAGACTATTTGTTGCATACATATATAGAATGCGCTTTTTTCTTCAATCTTTATAGATTCTTTCTTCTGTTCTGCTTTGTCTCTTGGTCATGTCCTCGTCTCTTCACCCGCGCACGCCATGACTTTACCTCCTTGGCTTACGACCATCAAACGTCGTTTGGTGTGTTCCCTCACTCACGATGCAGTGCTACAGCTGGAACTTGGGCTAAGTCTCATAGACTGGTGATCAAGAGAGTTCTGAAGAAGCTCAATCAACGGCTTCGGAAGTTTCAGATGGCCGTCCTCCACCTCCCCGAGAGTTGCTCGCCCATCGAACCCACTATGAGCTACCCCTCCTTAACCGTCGGGTAGATGCTGCCGATGACTCTCCCATTTCTGCTTTATATCGAATATATGAGCATCTAATTCTCGACCAACACCTCGAAATCCGCAATGAGATCGAGGCGTTTTGGTATCACAAAGACTGGGCTGTAGTTGACATCCCAGATCCCTGCGACCCAAATCCGGAAAGATATGTCTGTCTGGCTTGTATCCCGGCGCTTCTCTGTCTAGCTTTCAATCGAAGGATAGAAATGGGCCTACCGAGAGAAGCCCCTCCCATATTCAACCATGACATGCTCGACGAGTGGAGAGCACAGGAACCCAAGTTCGAGAAGGTACCTGTCTGGACAGAACAGGTGCCTCGAATCGAGGAAACGCTGGTGATACCTCACTGGGACAACAATGAACGAAAGTTTGTTCCTCTGGCAGGTTTCGAATGTGGTGAAGCGTCAAAGGAATTTGCAGACAAAAACATTCTTGTGTGGCAGCCACATGTTCACTTTGCGTAACAGTTACAACACAACACTTGACAGGAATggaagtaaatattattaatcagGTAGGTAATAAGGGTTAATTCTAGGGTATCTTTTCGGCATCATCCATTCGTGACATCGTACACTGACTCTCATTAGGTCGAGTTCGCTCCTCGTTCAGTTCCAGGCAATAGGCCTATAGCCGTAACTCTGGAAGTACTTGTCGTCCAGCTGCTTCAGAATCTCCCGTCGCACATCATGATTATACCACCGGCACCAGTCGTACAGTTCCCGGAACTTGACATAGGCCTCAGCGGTGAGGGCGAGATGCCGATGGAGATAGACAACAGCGTCGTCCATGTCGTATGATCTGGGGTTGATTTCGCAGAGACGGTTAAGCTTGCTGCATAGGGCGTATGTCCAGGGGGCGGCATAGACTTTCAAGCCGCCCTTGGTCCCTCGCTTCTCGAAGACGACGGCATTCTGTTGCTTGGCTTGCCATACGAGGGAAGTCTGGACGTCCCGTGCCATAAAGAGTTGTGTGGAGTTGTTGAACCACTCCTCGCCGAGGCGCCCTTTGGCCTGGCGGTTGGCAAACTTGGCGGCATTATCGAGGGACATGTATTCTTTTGAGGCTGGATCCtcgaggaagaagtcgacATCATGTGTTGATTCCCTTGAGCCGAGGAAGACTGTGTTGACGGCACcgccaacgacgacgacatttGTTTCGATACCGCACTCGTCGAGGTACTCGGCCATGTGCTCGAAGGCATGGATGATTTGTTTCCGGCTCAGGCTCGAAGCCTCATACTGGATGGGACGTCCCGTCTCGTCACGAAACATTGGGGGAATCATGACGGGGCCACCCATGGGGTCGGAGATGGTGACGGGGCGGACGGGACGAGACTCCATCTCGCGCTCATATCGAGAATGACTGCAGCCCATGGTGATGAAGGCTAAACAGGTAGCAGTGATTGAACGGGATGTGAGATAGAGCCGAAGACAGGGTAATTAATACACAAGGATGGGGTTGTGGGTGGTCGTATAGACATCTAAAAGCGTCTACTTCAACCCACCTGACCCGAGCGATCGGGTTCGTATTAAATACATGGATCTGCATTTACGAAGTGGTTGCATGTCCTTTGTCCTTAGGGCCGTTGTTCTGCAAGTTCTGGGCTCAGCCGCACAGGACTTGAAGGGCGAGGAAGCCTTGGCTGAAGGGTGGCACCGCCTCGCGTGGGCAGAATACGAGGGTTGTCCTGCATATGGCGCCAGCCTGTTCAGGGCTGGGGCTGCTTATCCACACAGAGCGAAGCGCAGGACTACAGCGCTTAGCTTAGTCTTGTTCATGAACGAGGACGCTTTTTTTAGTCTAGGAATGTGCTGATGCCTTGTCCGCGTGAAtcattttaatttatttattagccttggTAGGACTCGCGACGGTCGTTGAGTCTGGTCTACTGCTGACCGTGTCTCGCTCGTGTCTCGCCCGTGTCTTGTCGGCATCTCCAGAATCCGACAACTACACCATCATCAGACATGGACGGAGActggatataaataaatggCGACGCACTATCGACCTACACCATGGCAGAAATTCCGCCGCGACCCCTCGACACAGCTGGCTTTCTGGCTGCAGAGCCGCCGCCGGCACACTAGCACGCCAGGggatgcagcagcagcaggctctTCTTCGCCCATCAGCATCGTCTGCGTGTCAGACACACACTGCACTCAGCCCGAGGTCCCCGACGGAGATGTCCTCCTGCATGCCGGCGATCTGACAAACCGGGGAAGCTTTGAAGAGCTCCAGGAACAGTTGGACTGGCTCAACACCATGCCGCACCGGTACAAGGTTGTCATCGGCGGGAACCACGACAAGCTGCTGGATGCAGAGTACGTGAGGCAGTTTCCCGATCGCATCtacgagggcgagggcacGTCGCGCAGCGATCTAGATTGGGGGGATATTGTCTACTTGCACAATTCGTCTACTACACTGCGGTTCGCCAACGGTCGCAGGCTCAAGGTGTACGGCTCTCCTTGGACGGAGTTGTGCGGGACCTGGGCCTTTCAATACCCCCCGATCCGCCAGGTCTGGGCGGGTGCCGTGCCGGAGGACACAGACATCCTCCTCACCCATGGACCGCCGAAGGGTCACCTCGATAACGGGGGCAAGGGATGCCCTCAACTACTGAGGGAGGTATGCCGCGTACGGCCCCGGCTCGCAGTCTTCGGACACATCCACGCCGGAGCAGGGCTGGAGGAGATGGCCTATAGCGGCGCCGACAGAGCGTTCCACTGTGTCATGACGGGAGAGGGCGGGCTGCTGGCGGTGGCCCTGATGGCGTTCTGGGTATTGGTCGAGTGCATCTGGCCAAGACGAGGCACGGAGCACACGACGACACTGGTGAACGCGGCCGTGGTGGGCGGTCAAAAGAGTGAGCTGGCGGTCAAAGTAGTTGACATGTGAGCTTGTGGCCACGCTCAGTGGCACGCTGCATGAACATGAATCAATCATGGCCGCTGTTGAGTGCCGTGGTGAAAGATGGGGAGACAAAGGTCAGTGATGTGGAGTAGATGCCATGATTGTCTTGTAGGAGTCTTGACAGTGAACAAGACAAAACAGTCACGTCTGTCTTTTTGTCGTCCGTGAAGCATAGAATATACTCAGTTAATACCTCTTTGCCTGCTTATCAATGCACACATGTCGTGATGGCCAAGGTCCCAAAGACAAGGAACCGACGGAATGGCAGTTCCTGTTCCACTGCAGACCAAGTCCCTGTTGGCCCGTGCGCCACCCTGTAGCAACCAACTGAACTGGGAAAAGGGCAAGGTGGCTCTGGATGAGGGAAGCGCTCAGAAGCAGCAATTACGTCGTGGCAGCGATCAGACGCCATCCCCATCCTTTCTCCTTCACCTCCATATTAATCTCTGCAATTTTCGTCCGCCCCCTTCACGCGATAGCCCAGCCTTAGTCACGACAACGCTCATCAACTTCGTCTCTGAATCATCGTCTGTCCGCTTTCCGAGCCATCTTGCATCTGCCTCTGGTTGCCACGTTTCCTCTTACCGCCGTATCGAGGCCTCAAGCGCATCTCGCGACAccccaacaacagcaaccaaAGTCCGTCGAGACGAAACTGAGCCACCATGTCGGTCGATATCGAGCCGTTCGAGCTTTCCTTTAGACGTTCGTCATCTGCGACACCCGACACCGTGATCGTCGGGGATTGACATTGACATGGATGCCAGGTCCTTTCACGTCCGAGGTTGCGCAGACCCTCACCATCAAGAACCCGAGCTCGACTCCCGTCGCTTTCAAGGTAACTCAAATTGCGCCTCTGATGCTGCGACTTTGCTGACCCATTCCTAGGTCAAGACTACCGCCCCCAAACAGTACGCCTGCCCCCGCCCCAACCCCTCGAATCGCAAACCTGACGACTCCTGAATAGATACTGTGTCCGACCAAATGCAGGCCGCATCGAGGCCGGTCAGAGCTTCGATGTTGCCGGTAAGCTTGCTCACGTGCCTGTAATGCAAGCACTTGACTGACAAACTCCATAGTCCTGCTCCAGGCTATGAAGCAGGACCCTCCCCCGGATGCTCGATGCCGTGACAAGTTCCTCGTTCAATCTGCCCCCATCACCGCCGAAAAGGAGTTTGCTAGTATCGCCAACGTGGTATGGGTCCAACGGCTTCCAGCCACTGCAAACATATAGCTGACCGCAGTATCTAGCTGGAAACAACGGAAAAGGGTCAACTCGTGGAGCGCAAGATCCGGGTCAACTGGCTGGCGGCGAACCCCGAGCTTGACGAGTCTGCCAACCGCCCGGTAGCTACGCCTAACAAGCAGGCCATTGCTAACGGCGTAGGTCATGACAATTCCGATATGTGGGATTTGGCGACTGACAACGCATCCAATCAGGCCACCGATACCCCCGACATCTCACGCACATACTCTTCCCCTGTTGCTAAGGAGGAGTCTCCCTCGGCCGCGGCTCCACCACCCTACCAATCCGAACATGTCCccgaggaagacgagaagCCCCAGCCCGCGGAGGACGCCGAGCCAAAGAGCACAGTCGCCCAGGCTACAGCggccgtcaaggaggctgCGGAGGTGTCTtatgaggagctcaaggccaaacTCGCCCAGGCAGAGGCTCAGATCGTGTCACTTAGGGAGACTGGCCTCCGACAGCGCAATGTCAAGCCGGCCTCGAGCGAAGATGAGAAGCGCCCCATGCTCCAGACTGCCCAAGCAGTCCAGCAGACCGTCGAAGGCGTGCCGGTGCAGATGGCTGCAATCCTCTGCCTGATCAGCTTCCTGCTCGCCTACTTCTTCTTTTAGAAATAGGTGAAGATGGTTAGCCTAgggtctttatattttagagGAAGCTACTAGACAGACCTGACGACGCTTTACGAAAACCTAGTCTAAGGAGAGGCTCATGGTGATCAAGGGCATGCTCTAATGCGCCGAGGAGGGTAGAGCTGGATCCACAGGACTCATGCCTTCCTTACTACGGACGACAAGGGGCATACTCGCATGGAACTCGGGCATCACGCGACAGCAACCGATGGAGAGCAAATGTGCAtacaggaggaggatgaagccaCGAAGAAGAGCGATGGTGTCTGGATTGGGTAACGAGAGGGACGAATGCCGCAGCAGGTGGTCAATTGTCGGTCAGTCGAGGGGACAAAAAGGTGTTCCGTTTGCAAGGACGCGGTTGatgttcttttttttttttttttttttttttttgctgtACACTCTAGCTTGAGCCTCTCTCTCGTGTGGCTCTTGATGTTTTTTCTTggctttcttattatctttgtTAATCGCGTTCTCTGATAACACTGGGCGTCATTTTTTGTTGTCTCGAGTCTGCTGCCATCAGGAATCTATTCTTGGCCACTTGTACATTTATCCGTCTGATCTGAGAGGGGTCATAATTCAACTTGAAGGCATCTCGCTTGCTTGTATACGCTTGCTTGTATATACGATCACACTCTTTTTACTCAAAACTATGAATCATGTCTACGGCCCCGAATCGAGCCCTATTCAAAACATCCAATCATTTATTTCTCAACCTTGAACGCCTTGCGCAAAAGAACCACACTGCACTCTATGATGCTCTTTTTCGTCTATTGCGTCAACTCGCAGCCGAATACAAGTCGATCCCAGAATAGACATGGGCTCTTTTTCCCTGGTGCCAATTCAGAATAATTTCAATCAAGACGTCAAAATTTCATTCACTGCCACATCTCATCCTACATCACTTTCTGATTTCGCAGAAAGTCAACTTTTAAGCCTGGATCTCAGACTCCTTCCAGTtggcaccaccaccgacaAGGCGGCCGCCGTTCTTGCGCTTGACGCGGCAGGTCATGCCGACGTTCTCATCCCAGATGAAGCGCCAGATGGCGTAGCACCAGCTCTCGTGTCGAGGCAGGTCATCGTAGAACTCGTGGGCAATGTCGCGAACGGCATGCAGACGGGTCCAGGGGACAGCAGGGAAGTCGTGGTGCTCGTTGTGGAGGCCGACGTTGTAGGTGAACCAGTTGAGAGGTCCGTAGTACGAGAAGGTCTCGGGAACGGGGATACGGTTCTCGGGATCCCGCGCCGAGGGGGTGACGGTCTCGTAGACATAGTGCTCCGCGATGAAGTGGCCGGCCAGGGGGTGGAGGCTACCAGCGAGGAAGgatgagaggaggaggtAGAGGATGGCGTTGATCGAGGCGAAACGGTATAGGAGGGCGTCAAAAGTGAGCTGGACGGCGATGTTGAGGTAGTGGACCGAGGTCAGGGGCACACGGTAGACGGCCATCGGGCGGAGGGCGTAGAAGAAGATCTGGAAGGTGCAGAAGAAGGCCTTTCCGAGGATGGAGTCGAGGACAAAGGCCTCGAAGGCGGTCGGGAGATCAgtgtcgaggccatcaacaccgAGAGACTTGTGATGAGTAAGGTGGTAGGGCTAGCAGCTATTAGCACGGGTTCATCCTCCAACAAGTCGAAGCTCAACATACCCGGAAAGAGGCGCTGTATGGAATACCGATGGGGAGATTGGCGAAGATTGCGATCAAGCGATTGGCGCGGGGGCTCTTGAAAGCCAGGTTATGCGAGATCTCGtggatggcgaggaagaggttcTGGTTTGCGGTTGCGCCGAAGACGTAGGCGACAGCCCAGAACTTccaagagaagaaaggagTGTCATGAAGCATCCAGGCGAGGAAGACCTGAAGAGAGACGACACCGAGAACGACCCATTTCGTGAGAGGCTCGGGGCCGCAGAGCTTGGTAATCTGTTATCGGAGGACAGGTCAGCATCCGAGCTGTGCGACGGCGGGGTCAATTGAGAAATGGCGAACCTCGGGAtgggccttgatgatggctaGACGACGAGTTCGATGAGGCTCCTCGGTGTAGGTCCAGAAGAAGTCGTTGTTCTTCTGGGCGGCGTCGTCGTGCTCGCCCGCAGGAGCTGGGGTTGGGCTATCGCCCTTGGCCCTGGATGTCACGGTGGAGGAGTTGGCCGCGGTCATTGCGACGGGAGTGTCCGGCTCTATCGGTTTTTCAAAAACGATTGTCCCGAAAAAGCAATTGATAGAGACGAGATGAGAACCAAGAGAGTGCAGGTTCaagaattaaaaagaatGTGAGACTTTTGCCTCTTGGTTCCTCCTTTGCGGCGTAGAGTGACAAGGGGCAGGAAGGGAAGGCGACGTGGAAGGCGGTGAAAATTTAGGGGCGTAGGTGCAGGCGCGGGCCAGCCAAAAATTGGCGGGCAAATCTCAACCTAAGCAAGTTGCCAGATTCAGGGGACCGTTTTTGAGGGGTTCGAAAGCGGGGGCTCACCAGCGGGCCCGGGTCCAATGGGAGCATCCGATTGCGCGGCGTGTCAGCGCTGAGAGGGTCCCCCGAGGCGCTGATGAACATTGGATGCAGCAGAGGCTCTTTTGCCCCAAGATTTCGGAGAGGCGCGGGACCAGGTGGTGCGAGTGGTGCCATCCGGAGCCGTCGAGTTCCGGGGATTAAGTTGGAGGACCATACGATTCTTCGGTATTTGTTGGAATGTCCCTTGTTTTGATGCCGGGGGATGTATTTTTTACATCCTGCTTCTGTGGCAGACTCGCTAGGGTTTggatcatcatcaaggggATTTGCTGATTCCTCTGCCATGATTGGCATCTAGGCATCAGCTTTTAAGGACGTACGAATACGAATACAGAGGTCAATGAAGAAACTGGCCGAGAGCATGCATCACCAGAGTGGATCTACGAGGTTTTATCTTTACGCGGACTACTGGAGGGGCTATTACAAAGAAGCTGTGCTGATTGCTTTTACTTGCATC
This region of Fusarium falciforme chromosome 5, complete sequence genomic DNA includes:
- a CDS encoding MSP domain-containing protein yields the protein MSVDIEPFELSFRRPFTSEVAQTLTIKNPSSTPVAFKVKTTAPKQYCVRPNAGRIEAGQSFDVAVLLQAMKQDPPPDARCRDKFLVQSAPITAEKEFASIANVLETTEKGQLVERKIRVNWLAANPELDESANRPVATPNKQAIANGATDTPDISRTYSSPVAKEESPSAAAPPPYQSEHVPEEDEKPQPAEDAEPKSTVAQATAAVKEAAEVSYEELKAKLAQAEAQIVSLRETGLRQRNVKPASSEDEKRPMLQTAQAVQQTVEGVPVQMAAILCLISFLLAYFFF
- a CDS encoding Metallophos domain-containing protein, translated to MATHYRPTPWQKFRRDPSTQLAFWLQSRRRHTSTPGDAAAAGSSSPISIVCVSDTHCTQPEVPDGDVLLHAGDLTNRGSFEELQEQLDWLNTMPHRYKVVIGGNHDKLLDAEYVRQFPDRIYEGEGTSRSDLDWGDIVYLHNSSTTLRFANGRRLKVYGSPWTELCGTWAFQYPPIRQVWAGAVPEDTDILLTHGPPKGHLDNGGKGCPQLLREVCRVRPRLAVFGHIHAGAGLEEMAYSGADRAFHCVMTGEGGLLAVALMAFWVLVECIWPRRGTEHTTTLVNAAVVGGQKSELAVKVVDM
- a CDS encoding 60S acidic ribosomal protein P1, whose amino-acid sequence is MSHAELASSYAALILADDGVEITADKLQTLIKAAKVEDVEPIWTSIFAKALEGKDVKDLLVNVGSGGGAAAAAGGAAAAGGEAAAAPAEEEKEEEAEESDEDMGFGLFD
- a CDS encoding Sphingolipid delta(4)-desaturase: MTAANSSTVTSRAKGDSPTPAPAGEHDDAAQKNNDFFWTYTEEPHRTRRLAIIKAHPEITKLCGPEPLTKWVVLGVVSLQVFLAWMLHDTPFFSWKFWAVAYVFGATANQNLFLAIHEISHNLAFKSPRANRLIAIFANLPIGIPYSASFRPYHLTHHKSLGVDGLDTDLPTAFEAFVLDSILGKAFFCTFQIFFYALRPMAVYRVPLTSVHYLNIAVQLTFDALLYRFASINAILYLLLSSFLAGSLHPLAGHFIAEHYVYETVTPSARDPENRIPVPETFSYYGPLNWFTYNVGLHNEHHDFPAVPWTRLHAVRDIAHEFYDDLPRHESWCYAIWRFIWDENVGMTCRVKRKNGGRLVGGGANWKESEIQA